A region of the Hydra vulgaris chromosome 12, alternate assembly HydraT2T_AEP genome:
TATcagttaaaacaacaaaataaatcttcaataatatattttaattatttattattatttattattattattcagtgatcaaatacaaatacaataatctatttataatttgatgaagAGGTGCTACACCAGGCCCCCCTATGCTGACGAACATGGAGATACAGAAGCTACAGACAAAGCAGCAATTGTATCTATAAAGTTACTTTcttatgttgtttttgaaagCGTTGATGGATTGAGCGTTCACTGCTTCTTGCGAAAGCGCATTCCATGGGGCGAcaattctatttgaaaaaaaagttataccgCTCCTCGCAGTTTTTTACCATCTGACGTTCTAGTTTATGGTTATGGCCTCTTAGAATATacttatctttaatttttgaaattttttgcgGGACAACAAAACTAACAAGCTCGAGTTTACGAGTGATTTTGAATTGCTCGATAAGATCTGCTCTTTTGCGGCGTTCTTCAAGAGTTGTTAAACCGAGCCGTTGGAGTCGATCTTCATAGGTCATGTGTTTAATAGtcgatattgtttttgttgctcgATGTTGGACTTGCTCGAGAATGGCAATGTCTGATTTTAAATGCGGTGACCAGGCTTGTACAGCAAACTCAAGATGGGGGCGAATGTAAGTGAGATACAGAGTGcgccataaataaaaactgcgactgcgaaatgtttttttgaatcgCCCTAGCACTCTATTCGCTACTGATGCGGCTGACTCTATTTGCGGTCTAACGTTAAGGTCATTCGAGACCATCACACCAAGGTCTCTTTCGACTTCGGTTTCTTCGAGAGGACGACGGGTGCCGTCGACGTTTGACATTGAGTATTTGTACGTTGACTTGTTAGATCCGCGCCCAACatgcattactttgcatttcTCAACGTTGAAATGCAAGAGCTAAATATGTGACCATTTCACTGCTCTGTCAACGTCATCTTGGAGAGTGATGTTGTCCGACTCCTTTTTAATTATCCCTATTATTTTGCTGTCGTCGGCAAACAGTTTCATATGATGAGTAATACTGTCCGGAAGGTCGTTTACAAAGATTACGATTATAAGCATAGTAAGGCATGATAACACATgtattgcatttaaaaagttttctttggATTAAGAAAAGCATTTGTTTAATATGGATATagtaatttttctatttttcattgtacttgatataaacttaaaactatAACGAACATTACTCACCATATTAAATCTGTTAAGTttggaataaaagttttatatcttataaatataaaacttttattccatACTTAAAAGTCTGATTCCAAACTTTAAGGtatgataaaaagtttgataatagACTCAAAAAAATGTAAGGCCTTTTAAGGCACTTACAACTGACAACTAATTTACTACCGccatccttttttttatttttatagttctCTTCTTTGTCATGAATAAACCTCATAAATTCCAAAGTGTTAAGGAGTAATTacgtaattaaatgttttatattttcttaaaaaaagttttatattttcttaaaaaatgttttatattttttttaaaattgttttatattttttttaaaattgttttatattttcttaaaaattgttttatattttcttaaaaattgttttatattttcttaaaaaatgttttatattttcttaaaaattgttttatattttcttaaaaattgttttatattttcttaaaaaatgttttatattttcttaaaaaatgttttatatttcgcATAAACCCTGTAAATgtcaaataaattgatttcaaattatgatatatttaaagtactttttttagtttaaaatttcacTTGTATGATTTTATACTTTTGCGGTCCATGGTGGTTCAATAACTTGagtcttaaaatattttgttcaatatgtagattaataattaataagtttgatttaaaatccGCGGATGTCCGCCTGTTgtctaataatgatttttacacGTTTCATGCAGGAgggcaacattttttttttttgttcctcGGATCCGATCatcttatttttttgcaaaacatcctTTTTTTGACATCAAAatgaacatataaatatttgtagttTGCTCTATGTCTAGAAGTTGCCTAGAGTTGATTTAAATGATGtattattttgtcattttagCGAGGtattttttccttttgtttCCGTTACTATtacgtttatttttttattttttttgaaattaaggttttacaataaattgttGAGGCATAAACTGCCTGTCAATCTAGTTATATAATACTTGACAATTACAGAGTTTGTATaactattagaaaataaaatgtgGATTAGTTGTAGAGAAGCCATTCATTTTTTAGATGATTGTCTAGAAGCAGCTTAAACATTTTTAGAGATAACACTGATACAATGTCATTAGGAAAAGAGttccatttatttattattcttagagaaaaaaagttcataCGTAAATTTAATCGCgaagattatttttttagtttatatatatgacCACGAGTAATAAATTGGCTATCTATTTCAAAAAGACTTCTGTcactattgttatttttgcacCATTTATAGACGTTGATTATGTCTGCACGAAGTAGCAGAAGTGTATTTTACGAAGTGTATTTTACAGTTGTCATATTTAACGCTAACAACCTTTGTTCATACGGTAGATCATATAATCCATTGATTCGTTTTGAAGCTCTTCTTAACACATTTTCTATTTGCCGTTTGTCTTTGAGAAGTCCAGGGTTACAGATTGATCCACAGTATTTTAGGTGAGAGCGGACTAGTgctgaaaatagttttttgatgGATAATAAGTCTGGATATGATgtaaatgttctttttattattcctaTTATTTGTGTGGCTTTGTTGACTTAAATAGTTGTGTGTTTGGAAAATAATAAGTTCGAATCTATGTGAACACCTAAATCTCGTTCGCAACTTGTGGGTTTAATTTTGTGATGGGTAAATTTTGTGGGTTTAATGTTGTAATGTGTAAATGTTTGTGGGTTTACTCTTACGTTTTTTTCTGGATCATGCATATTATAAGTATGGGATTTGTTGTTGTTTCCTAAGTGCATTACAGAACATTTATCAATGTTAAATTTCATTCCCCATTTTTGAGACCATGTAACAAGAGCGTCGATATCATTTTGTAATTCTTGCGCAGATTGAGTATTTTCAATAGAACGGAAGATTTTGGTATCGACAGCAAAAAGAGCAGCTTTTGATTTGATTACTTCAGGGATATCGTtgacatatataataaaaagtaacgcTGAAAGGACGGAGCCTTGGGAAACTCCACTTTTAGCGGGTACCCAATTTGAATAATTGCCATTAACAATAACTCTTTGTGTacgatttttcaaaaagtttttaattcaatatagtATTGATCCATTTATACCATAAGCTATAAGTttagaaataagaaatttatgtGGAACTTTGTCAAAGGCTTTTTCAAAATCGAGATAAATGTTGTTGATGGGAATATTATTATCCAGTGATGATGTCCAATAATTAATTACAGTTAAAAGGTTAGTTAAACAGGAATGATCTGGACGAAATCCATATTGGTGTGGACTTAATAAGTTATTGTTAATCAGGTGTGTCAtgatatgattttttataattttttcaaagatttttatcatttatttatttagatttttattatttttattatttagatttttattttttcaaaaattattattatttattatctagatttttattattatttcaaagatTTATACTGATAGGTCTATAATTAAGTGCTTTTGATCTGTCTCCTTTTTTGAATACGGGTGAGTTGTTGCGTCTTTCCATATTTGAGGTATTGACCCACTCTCAAGTACTTTGTTAAAGATAGTAGATAGATGTTTAGACATTTGAAagcatattttcaaatattattggGTGTAATGCATCAGGGCCTGGTGATTTAGATGAGTTTAGACTTTTGAGGTATGTTTCGATATTTTCTGAACTTAGATCTATATTGTTTGTTAGTggatttacatttttacatgtAAGCTTAAATGGTGGTGTtgctgttatttttttgtttgaaaaagtatcagcaaaaaaactattgaaCAGATGAACTTTATCTAAATCAGTAGTTGCAATATTATTGTACTGGGTGTAAAGTAGTAACAATAAACTAGTAGTAACAATATTATTGTACTGGGTGTCAGGGAAtgcttctttgttttttatttttgatttgacaTACGAGTAAAATGCTTTTGGATTTTGGTCTATGTCTCTCGccagttttttttcaaattcaataattGCTTTTCTGCACGctgcttttgttttgtttcgtgAAATGCGGTACTCATTATATGTTTCTTCATTTCTGTTCaatatatattgacaaaattTCTCTCGTTTAAATTTAAGTTCATTGATTATTTGAAAGTCAATCCATTTTGAgcgttttatattattaaagttagATTTTGGTATATTATTGTTGATACTagttttaagtttattgaaaaagataCTCCATAGTTGGTCTAAGTTGTATGTTGGACAGAGTTTAATATTTGCAAGGTCTTCATTAATTTGATCATAGTTCCCTTTTGtgtataaatgttttgtatGGTATTGTGgtatatttataatagattCAATCGATACAGTAAAGTAGAGTAGTTGATGATGACTTTTGCCAATGGGTGCAAGATGAGTTAAAAAGGAAATCATGTTTTTATCAGAAGTAAATAAGAGGTCAATTGTAGAAGGACCTTGATTTTGTCTGATGTGTGTTGCTTTTGAAATATGTTGGGTTAAAAAAGAATCGCGaatattttcagttaatttaattgatttagaGTAATTTGTAATAGGTTGTTTTGGATTTTGCCAGCTtactactgtgatcaaaaagtaaggtgaatttttaatttaaacttccGGCTTTATTCGAATcgtccaatcttttttatttttaagttggtagGAATGTCATTAACATTTGCGCCAAATTACATGTCAaactcataattatttttttttgtttacgcttGTTTCTAAAGTACCAAAAGTGCATTCGGCGATTTTCACG
Encoded here:
- the LOC136088251 gene encoding uncharacterized protein LOC136088251, with the protein product MISFLTHLAPIGKSHHQLLYFTVSIESIINIPQYHTKHLYTKGNYDQINEDLANIKLCPTYNLDQLWSIFFNKLKTSINNNIPKSNFNNIKRSKWIDFQIINELKFKREKFCQYILNRNEETYNEYRISRNKTKAACRKAIIEFEKKLARDIDQNPKAFYSYVKSKIKNKEAFPDTQYNNIVTTSLLLLLYTQYNNIATTDLDKVHLFNSFFADTFSNKKITATPPFKLTCKNVNPLTNNIDLSSENIETYLKSLNSSKSPGPDALHPIIFENMLSNV